In Bacteroides coprosuis DSM 18011, the following are encoded in one genomic region:
- a CDS encoding cytochrome bd ubiquinol oxidase subunit I (COGs: COG1271 Cytochrome bd-type quinol oxidase subunit 1~InterPro IPR002585~KEGG: bth:BT_1210 cytochrome d ubiquinol oxidase subunit I~PFAM: Cytochrome d ubiquinol oxidase, subunit I~SPTR: Cytochrome D ubiquinol oxidase subunit I;~IMG reference gene:2504107951~PFAM: Bacterial Cytochrome Ubiquinol Oxidase), giving the protein MIASIDTALIDWSRAQFALTAMYHWIFVPLTLGLAVVMAVMETIYYKTGNEFWKNTAKFWMKLFGINFAVGVATGLILEFQFGTNWSNYSWFVGDIFGAPLAIEGILAFFMEATFIAVMFFGWNKVSKRFHLASTWLTGIGATISAWWILVANGWMQYPIGMEFNPDTVRNEMVDFVAVATSPMAVVKFFHSVLSGWVLGAVFVVGVSAWYLLKKRHKVFAVKSMTIGAIFGIVSSVLVVLTGDSSGYQVAQTQPMKFAAIEAHYQGEKQAGLIAVGLLNTKKQAYNDGVDPFLFNIKIPGFLSFLSQRDFNAYVPGIIDVMDGGYELADGSIALSAEEKMQKGKIAITSLAKYRMAKEQGDEQTAQEALTSLRENEQYFGYGYIKDKHDLIPNVPLNFYAFRIMVILGGYFILFFCLVLFFAKKRDISNMKWMNWIAVLTIPLGYIAGQAGWVVAECGRQPWAIQDMMPVNAAISKLDVSSVQITFTIFLVLFTIMLIAMIGIMRNAIRKGPEVA; this is encoded by the coding sequence ATGATTGCAAGTATTGACACAGCATTGATTGATTGGTCGAGAGCTCAATTCGCTCTAACGGCCATGTATCACTGGATTTTTGTGCCATTGACCTTAGGATTGGCTGTGGTTATGGCAGTAATGGAAACAATCTATTACAAAACAGGAAATGAATTCTGGAAGAATACAGCCAAATTTTGGATGAAGTTATTTGGTATTAACTTCGCTGTAGGTGTTGCTACAGGTTTGATTCTTGAATTCCAATTTGGTACAAACTGGAGTAACTACTCTTGGTTTGTCGGAGATATTTTCGGAGCACCATTAGCTATTGAAGGTATTCTAGCTTTCTTTATGGAGGCAACCTTTATTGCAGTAATGTTCTTTGGATGGAATAAAGTTAGTAAACGCTTCCATTTAGCTTCAACATGGTTGACGGGTATTGGAGCAACTATCTCAGCATGGTGGATTCTTGTTGCAAATGGATGGATGCAATACCCAATAGGTATGGAATTTAATCCTGATACTGTACGTAACGAAATGGTTGATTTTGTTGCCGTGGCTACATCTCCAATGGCAGTAGTGAAATTCTTCCACTCTGTATTATCAGGATGGGTATTAGGAGCTGTATTTGTAGTGGGAGTTAGTGCATGGTATTTACTAAAGAAAAGACACAAAGTGTTTGCCGTTAAGAGTATGACTATCGGTGCAATATTTGGTATTGTATCTTCTGTTCTTGTTGTATTAACAGGTGACTCTTCTGGTTATCAAGTAGCTCAAACCCAACCTATGAAATTTGCTGCTATTGAAGCACATTACCAAGGTGAAAAACAAGCAGGTCTTATTGCTGTTGGTTTGCTGAATACTAAGAAACAAGCTTATAATGATGGTGTAGATCCTTTTCTTTTTAATATAAAGATTCCAGGATTCCTCTCTTTCTTATCTCAACGTGATTTTAACGCTTACGTTCCTGGCATTATAGATGTTATGGACGGTGGTTATGAATTGGCTGATGGCTCTATTGCACTATCTGCTGAAGAGAAGATGCAAAAGGGTAAGATTGCTATTACTTCTTTAGCAAAATATAGAATGGCTAAAGAACAAGGGGATGAACAAACCGCACAAGAAGCTCTGACATCTCTTCGTGAAAATGAGCAATATTTTGGTTATGGTTATATAAAAGATAAACATGATTTAATTCCTAATGTGCCTTTGAATTTCTATGCATTTAGAATTATGGTAATATTGGGTGGTTATTTTATTTTATTCTTCTGTCTCGTTTTATTCTTTGCGAAAAAACGCGATATATCTAATATGAAATGGATGAACTGGATTGCAGTCCTAACAATACCTTTAGGGTATATAGCTGGTCAAGCTGGTTGGGTAGTAGCAGAATGTGGACGTCAGCCTTGGGCAATTCAAGATATGATGCCTGTCAATGCTGCAATTTCCAAGTTAGATGTTAGTTCAGTACAAATTACATTTACTATTTTCCTTGTTCTCTTTACTATAATGCTTATTGCTATGATTGGTATTATGCGTAATGCGATAAGGAAAGGACCTGAAGTAGCTTAA
- a CDS encoding hypothetical protein (KEGG: bfr:BF1874 hypothetical protein~SPTR: Putative uncharacterized protein;~IMG reference gene:2504107952), translating into MRETCIKIWRFYVDGFRSMTIGKVLWAIILIKLFIMFCILKPFFFPGYLSNHPSEAPKTEIVADELIDRIAEQE; encoded by the coding sequence ATGAGAGAAACTTGTATTAAAATTTGGAGATTTTACGTTGATGGATTTCGGTCAATGACAATAGGGAAGGTCTTATGGGCAATTATCTTAATAAAATTGTTCATAATGTTTTGCATTCTTAAGCCATTTTTTTTCCCAGGTTATTTAAGTAATCATCCGTCCGAAGCTCCAAAAACAGAAATTGTTGCGGATGAATTAATTGATCGCATTGCAGAGCAAGAATAA
- a CDS encoding glucose-6-phosphate 1-dehydrogenase (COGs: COG0364 Glucose-6-phosphate 1-dehydrogenase~InterPro IPR001282:IPR022674:IPR022675~KEGG: bth:BT_1221 glucose-6-phosphate 1-dehydrogenase~PFAM: Glucose-6-phosphate dehydrogenase, C-terminal; Glucose-6-phosphate dehydrogenase, NAD-binding~PRIAM: Glucose-6-phosphate dehydrogenase~SPTR: Glucose-6-phosphate 1-dehydrogenase;~TIGRFAM: Glucose-6-phosphate dehydrogenase~IMG reference gene:2504107954~PFAM: Glucose-6-phosphate dehydrogenase, C-terminal domain; Glucose-6-phosphate dehydrogenase, NAD binding domain~TIGRFAM: glucose-6-phosphate 1-dehydrogenase), producing MRRQNRKDSHPLIMIIFGASGDLTKRKLMPALYALHKEGRIEGDYKIVGVSRTEYSDESYQKYIREELNHFVKEQEQDTKIMDDFATHLYYFPMEMGENAAPFYEKLKVKLEEMVGDAPLDNLLFYLATPPSLYSTIPINLQKSGLNLPNSRIIVEKPFGYDLESAQKLNEIYNSVFDEHQVYRIDHFLGKETAQNILALRFANGIFEPLWNRNYIDYVEITAVENLGIENRGGFYDGTGALRDMVQNHLIQLVALTAMEPPATFNADSFRNEVVKVYDSLVPLTKEDLDEHIVRGQYLENGEKKGYRQEKGVPEKSRTETYIAMKIGIGNWRWSGVPFYIRTGKQMPTKVTEIVVHFKPTPHQMFQCAGGNCPTANKLILRIQPNEGTVLKFGMKVPGPGFDIKQVEMDFTYDRLGGAPVGDAYSRLIEDCILGDQTLFTRSDAVEASWNFFDPVLKYWEENPKASLFGYPAGTWGPLESEEMMKEHGASWTNPCKNLTNTDQYCEL from the coding sequence CGAGAACTGAATATTCAGATGAGTCATACCAAAAATATATCCGTGAAGAGCTTAATCATTTTGTGAAAGAGCAAGAACAGGATACTAAAATAATGGATGATTTCGCTACTCATCTTTATTATTTCCCTATGGAAATGGGTGAGAATGCAGCTCCCTTTTATGAGAAATTAAAGGTAAAGTTGGAAGAGATGGTTGGTGATGCTCCTTTAGATAATTTGCTATTTTATTTAGCAACACCACCTTCATTATATAGTACAATTCCTATAAACCTTCAAAAGTCTGGTTTGAATTTACCAAACTCTCGAATTATAGTGGAAAAACCATTTGGGTATGATTTAGAATCTGCACAAAAGTTGAATGAAATCTATAATTCAGTATTTGATGAACATCAAGTATATCGTATTGATCACTTCTTAGGAAAAGAAACAGCTCAAAATATTTTAGCTCTTCGATTTGCAAATGGTATTTTTGAACCCTTGTGGAATAGAAACTATATAGACTATGTAGAGATTACGGCTGTTGAAAACCTTGGAATAGAGAATCGTGGAGGTTTTTACGATGGTACAGGAGCTCTAAGAGATATGGTTCAGAATCACTTAATTCAACTCGTGGCTTTAACAGCTATGGAACCACCAGCTACCTTTAATGCAGATAGTTTCCGTAATGAAGTAGTTAAGGTTTATGATTCACTTGTTCCCTTAACAAAAGAGGATTTAGACGAACATATTGTTCGAGGACAATATCTTGAAAACGGAGAAAAGAAAGGCTATCGTCAAGAAAAAGGTGTGCCAGAGAAATCTCGAACCGAAACCTATATCGCTATGAAAATAGGCATTGGCAATTGGAGATGGAGTGGAGTGCCATTTTATATTCGTACGGGAAAACAAATGCCTACTAAGGTAACGGAGATTGTGGTGCATTTTAAACCAACACCTCATCAAATGTTTCAGTGTGCAGGAGGAAATTGCCCTACGGCTAATAAATTGATACTTCGTATTCAACCAAATGAAGGAACTGTCTTGAAGTTTGGTATGAAAGTTCCAGGTCCTGGTTTTGATATAAAACAAGTTGAAATGGATTTCACATACGATAGATTAGGGGGTGCACCTGTTGGGGATGCTTACTCTAGATTGATTGAGGATTGTATCTTGGGTGACCAGACTTTGTTTACCCGTAGTGATGCGGTAGAGGCTTCATGGAACTTCTTTGACCCAGTATTGAAGTATTGGGAAGAGAATCCTAAAGCTTCCTTATTTGGCTATCCTGCAGGCACATGGGGACCTCTTGAAAGCGAAGAAATGATGAAAGAGCATGGGGCATCATGGACTAATCCATGTAAGAATTTGACGAACACTGATCAATATTGTGAGTTATGA
- a CDS encoding 6-phosphogluconolactonase (COGs: COG0363 6-phosphogluconolactonase/Glucosamine-6-phosphate isomerase/deaminase~InterPro IPR005900:IPR006148~KEGG: bth:BT_1220 6-phosphogluconolactonase~PFAM: Glucosamine/galactosamine-6-phosphate isomerase~PRIAM: 6-phosphogluconolactonase~SPTR: 6-phosphogluconolactonase;~TIGRFAM: 6-phosphogluconolactonase, DevB-type~IMG reference gene:2504107953~TIGRFAM: 6-phosphogluconolactonase) yields MKLLKYKTANETASALIERLLDLMSMDEKKKFHIAFSGGSTPALMFDMWANEYKDDTDWSRLYVYWVDERCVPPEDSDSNYGLMKKLLLDQVPISENQIFRMRGEDDPAQEAKRYTAITLEQMSEVNGFPKFDVVLLGAGDDGHTSSIFPGQEELLTSQEPFVACHNPYNGQERIAMTGHTIINADLVVFLITGENKADVVADIYSSGDTGPAAYIAHHASLVEIFIDDLAGNKL; encoded by the coding sequence ATGAAACTTTTAAAATATAAAACAGCAAATGAAACTGCATCTGCACTTATCGAAAGACTTTTGGATCTGATGAGTATGGATGAGAAAAAAAAGTTTCATATAGCTTTTAGTGGAGGAAGTACACCCGCCTTAATGTTTGATATGTGGGCTAATGAATATAAAGATGACACAGATTGGTCTCGTCTTTATGTTTATTGGGTAGATGAGAGATGTGTACCTCCAGAAGATTCAGATAGCAATTATGGCCTGATGAAAAAGTTGCTATTAGATCAAGTGCCTATCTCTGAAAATCAAATTTTTAGAATGAGAGGCGAAGATGATCCAGCACAAGAAGCTAAAAGATATACGGCAATAACTTTGGAGCAGATGTCAGAAGTAAACGGCTTCCCTAAATTTGATGTTGTATTGCTAGGAGCAGGTGACGATGGTCATACTTCTTCAATATTCCCGGGTCAGGAAGAGTTATTAACTTCACAAGAGCCTTTTGTAGCTTGTCACAATCCTTATAATGGACAAGAACGCATTGCTATGACAGGGCATACCATTATAAATGCAGATTTAGTTGTATTTTTAATTACAGGAGAAAATAAAGCAGATGTGGTAGCAGATATTTATTCTTCGGGTGATACAGGTCCTGCAGCTTATATTGCTCATCATGCATCTCTTGTTGAAATATTTATTGATGATTTAGCAGGAAATAAGCTTTAA